Genomic window (Danio rerio strain Tuebingen ecotype United States chromosome 24, GRCz12tu, whole genome shotgun sequence):
ATAAGACATTAATTTTTACTTGTGTTGAAAATACTTTTTGATTGAATgagttttaaatatttggactaaaaacaagacaaaaagccttTTTGCAGCATATGGAGAGTCcttataaaccaccaaaaccaacatgtgtgtgtcCTGGTACTAATCACATTATGagaaccaaatgtccccacaagtatagcaataccagtaaattggtattttaatatttgtatctCCATGAGGAAAACAGAATGGAGTATTTTGTAGCTTGTATTTGTACAGTATAAGCATCATTACAGCTATGGAGAGAGTTCATAAAGCATGAAAACATTGGACTGTGTGAGTATATTGAACTGTGTGTATCTCTGCCCACACTAATGCCCTTTCTCTCTGTTCCAGGATGATTAATTGAGCGCCATCATGATTGCCACAGGGGGTCTGCTGCGGATCTCAGCCAGGAGACAGGACTCCCTTCGCGCAAAGAACCGCGCCGAGAACAAGCGCAAGAGAAAAGccaagaaaaagaggaagaatgAGGTGGTGGTGGTGAAAGGCAAGCTGAAGCTGTGCTCCGTCTCCGGACTGGTCGCTGCCGTTGGGATTCTGGTGCTGCTGGTTGGCATTGCTATGGCTGTGTTGGGTTATTGGCCTAAAGAGAGTCCTCTCTATCCAGGCCTGATCAACACGGTGAGCTCTCCGAGGACGTACGGCACCACAGAACGGGAATTAGTCAATGTTAGCATCAGATGGGATCTACTTGATAAAGACTTCAATGGCTCCAATGGGACGGCTGAGGTGGATTCGCCTAAGCTTGGAGCATTTGCTGCGTTTATTAACAGATACTTGTATTCAGACAAGCTGAAAGTCTTCGGACCGTTAATCATGGGCATCGGGATCTTCCTGTTCATTTGTGCCAATGCAGTACTTCACGAGAACAgagataaaaaaactaaaatcatcAACCTCAGAGACATCTACTCCACCGTGATTGACATTCATAGCTTGCGGACCAAGGAGCCGGCACCACTGAACGGTTTCGTGAATTACTGCCAATCGAAAGACACCAAATCCTACATTTCACCTCATAAAAGTGGATCCTGGCCATCTCCGGGATCTGGTCGACTTGACACCAGTAGCATGATCCCATCTCGACGTCCGTCCACCAATCAATCGTCATTGGATAAGCAGAGCCTTACAGACACCGTCTACAGCATATATCGAGATCAGAAGCCTGAGCTAAAGCAATGGGAATCCAGAACCATCGTGTCCACTTCGGTCAATGCGTTCACTCTACCGATGATGAGGCTCAACAACCGGGGAACATCGGAGAGGAGAGGCTCGGATAAAACTGGGGAGGCTAAAAGAGAGTTTTTGGACGCTGAAGCCATTTGCAGGCGTCTGGAGGATCTGGTAGCGTCTCGAAGCATGACGAAAGCCAAAGTAGAGTCTGCGCAAACTCATCCGGAGCCTCCGCAGGACTCGCTGGAGGTGTACCGAAGCTCTGGAAGTTTGCAGGGAGCGCCTCGAGTTTCTCTGCAGGGTTCGCAGGTGAAGCTGCTCACGCAATGTTCGCCAAGCCACAGAGCTACCGGATCACACCTTTCTTTGAGCGCATTGTCGGATTATTCAAGATCAATCGATGAGGATATCTGTTCGCCCATTCCTGCCGAGCGACAGCAGGTACGGTCGCGACGTCTCAGCTGCCCTCGACTCGAAGGCCTCAGCTGCGGAGGATACACCAAACTCGAAGGTCTCGGCGGCGAATCCTTCGAGTCCACAGACAATGCCACGTTCAGTCGTGAGAGTTCAGTCGAGGTTTTGGAAAAGGACCAAGAGCTTCAAACTGAGTGCGGAGCGGTCAGACAATATTCAAAGAAACAGAAACTCCTGATGGTTTCTCAATCGGACACCACTTTGGAGGATGTGGAAATGGACAGTATGGAGATTTAGCTTGGGTTCTGTGGCGATTCGCTCAAGACTCTTGGCTGATAGTCTGTTATGAAACTAAAGATGCACGTTAGTAGAGTCAGCCGTTTTTCACAAGCTAAATTCAGCTTTGATACTAGGAATCTGCACAGTCTGGAATGGGATTTATGCGAGAGGTTTTCAGCCACCGATAAGCTTGAAGTGAACATTAAtcatgtgactattttcagttttataagatggcttttacagcattgataatgtgatttaattaaaatataatcagttgaaTAGACTTACACCGTGTCCATGACGACGCAACGCAATAAAACAacctgggctcattgtggaaacgtagtcccgcggacgtttctgcgggccgcgatttacgtcccgggaggtacgtattcgagcggtttttgttttcgcggatccgcgagaggccgctgtgcgcgctttttcgcgtctcgggcgcctctcgggagcacgcgcccgcgccgttctcacGCAAAAAGCCGctggatcggccgactcggccgccctcctcttcctcctccttccctaaacccgagcgacgattcgcaaaagccgtccagaaaaaaaaaaaaagcaaaagccctcgtcttcgatttcgaccacgttttcggatcccgccgcgttctcgcccttatttttcggattccgtttttcgtctaacctgatttccggaaccgctgttccccggactcgatcccggtcgtcgtccccgcggccggctcctcctccaggGCCTCCGCTTCGCCGACGcaatgctgtgagctaagcggacaaactggttgcatcgggaaagcccttcaCTCAGAGGCGAGCCGTCTGccagcgagcgcgaagaggaggagcggagcggcgccacaccgccccgcagcgttcgctcgaaaaaaactaaacctggccttacgtacctccggccacgtaaatcgcggtctccaataacgtccgcggggctacgtttccagaatgagcttgggttgcaataAAAGCTCGCTATTTcatgttaaaaggagttttttgTGCTAACCATCACACGAAATTTCTATTTAGAATCTAAATTTTCAATTTCCGCAACATCACGACAGAACAATGTCATATACCATATGATAACGATCtgctcaggtactgattatgtgttTAGTAATTAATGCTCACATTTACATGACATGTATTgccacctcagatcttgaaaataaaatagctagccgatgctttgaaaatgaaagtcagaatTCAGCGCAAACCAACAACATCGGTCCGTCAGTagcctattaataatgttaaagagcaTTAATATGGATTCATTAGATTAAAAGCTATTGCTGTTTCATCATGAGTGCAGTGGCTGCTGCTTAAATGTTTCCGTAACAGTTTGATGGCCAGATAGACAAATCACTTATCGCTGGAATCTTGTTGCGTGATGTGTTGTCAGGacataaaacaagatgaaaacaaGTGGCGTCAGTGGGCGAGCAGAGAAACTCATATAATGAAGACATGGTGCAGGACagtggaatttaatgcagttctTCTCATCTGATCTGAGACACACATTATATCATATATCAATCAGAAAGTGAAGATTACTGATTTTATTAGAAACCAAAGCtcaaattcagtttctaatggcatGACAGTTCACCAGAAGTGCTTGAGCTGGcttacagaaaatgaaaagtccctgtgcataatcagcGTGTCCGcagtcttaaaaagtatttaaagttgataaatcaatgtggAGAAATTCAAGGGCCTTAATAAGtattaataaatgctattttccaaggtcttaaatttaatatcaTTTTTGATCATGCAGTGTATGGCTgtgtgctaaagtttgcctgaattaaatctgccaTTAACAGAATGCTGTGCAGTTTATCAAATCAatgaaatcctgctagatttgacatcatgctgctttatttactgcagtaaccaaggccaCACCATTTTTCCTGCAGTATTTtaggcgccaacctgctgaattagctcgATTTAATCGATTTTTATTCAGCATGTgcataatgttttagttttagtttagtttcttaaattaatatttagtaaatatactgtaagttaaaaccTTGCTAGTGTTtccggttgaaacctaaagtggttataacaggggtcaccaacatggtgcccgtggtagcccgccaggttcacatgagttgcccgcgggcctgttctaaaaatagctcaccatagcgccacaTATGAGTAAGATGCATCTACTTTTTTATaggtattatttttaaatcacacttgcattggtgtaaatttgaaaattacttttattatatatttttatatattaaaaaaaaaactttgaaaacaatttcagacaaatgaagtgttgcatattgatatttatctaacttgttaaatcattgttgaaaactactgtgagaaatcattaacatgatcagtgtcttctgaatattattaattattaataataacatataattaaaagtaaattaagaataATGTGTTATTTAAGTAGCTAATTATTATTTAGCTGATAAACTTAACAAGAAGTGGTTTGGTTTCCAAAGGTTAGTAACACCTAGGTTTATGAGTAGGCACTGAGGGCAGTATAGTTTGGCAGGATGATAACCTTACATAAAAATACcacggtatcacggtattgtggtcactgctctaaaataagttattttttttaatggagaTGTCATAGGATCTAAAAATCTGtagaaagtaaattaataaactcAGAAAATTCAAAGCCCTAGAAAGGTTTATGAAAGTTTTCATAGGTGAGTTGTCTTGACTACTAAAATTTCGTTTGAGGTGTTATGGTATCCAAAAAGCATGATACCTATTCCTCCTGAGTGTTAACAACCACCGTCTTGGGTAAGCTGATTGGTCAAACGTAATACAATAAGCATCGTATGGGTAATACCGTGATTGGGTAAAGGTCGGGTGATGGCAAGGTCCTGTTGTCATGGATAAAGCAAAACAACAGACAGGCCAATCCGATAATGTTGGGGTTAGAATTACTAATTGAGAGAAGAGAAGTTTGGATTTCCTGAAGCCTCTCGCTGAAACACAAGCTATGTCATTTATTCTTTCAAAAttagtttctttgtttgtttttagcttaTCTGAGTACTGTTGCACGGTTGtgctccattcatttatttaactactactgtttattaagttaaagattTGAAACTGATATGAACTTGGTGATGACAAGGTCTTTCCAAACATTGGAAAAATTATTTTGAGAAGGGTATTCCTTCTgtaatatcttgataaaataaacattgaacacaatcttgtttgtttgtaaatttataatatttagcACATTGagacattaaaaatgaaacagaCTAAGATGCACTATGTGTAAtcatatagaatatatataatattacagtATTAATTCACTAGAAGGCCCTAGGTTATTGTGAGAAACGGAACTAGATAAGTTGTTGGCGGGGTTTCCATTTATAAATCACAATGCCTGATTAATCTAAAAGAACtaagttttaaaaagaagaatgaatgaatgaatgagcattCTCCAGCAGCTGAATAGTTACTACATTCATTTGAACCAGCGATCTCACATGCCGTCAGTCCAAGTCTCACACAACTGCAGCGGTATAAACCTTCATGACCAAACCGAGATAAACCTTGGACAGCTGGGTACATGGACCAGGTGCACCTGTTTTGTGGGCTCTTAGTAGTGTCTTTAATAAAGGTCTTAAAgttattgaatttcactctctctGATTATTTATATCATATGCAAACACAGtcctgagggccggtgtcctgcatagtttagctccaacttccttcaacacaccttcctggaagtttctagtatacctagagagagcttgattagctgcttcaggtgtgtttaatttatcagaactaaaatatgcaggacaccgacactccaggaccgagtttggacatgcctgctgtGTATACTCTGATAATATACTCCATTCACAGTGGTTAGTGTGGTGAAAAGGGCTGGATTATTCAGAGGTAATGGTTCTGTGCATGTTGTAAGTAAATCCAAAATGTCATAAATTTCATGGAATGGAAACCGCGATTAATAAATTTCCATGACCAAAATCTTCCCCAAATTTCTGAATGTATGTAATAAACagcaatatatataaaatcttcTTTGCTTTGAAATATACTGCTGAACCGTGATAATCATGAGCGCACGGCAAGGTCACACTGCAAAAAGcgatttgtcttgtttctagcaaTATCTAAACATTAGCACAtctgcagattattttgcttgttttacagaaaaactcacctaattatttctgaaaacaggacTATATATTTTGCTTGGCTGCTTTATTGAAGCTTTTTGAGAATTTAGACTGAACAAGACGAAAAGAGCTCTTTCTGCATCAGAGCCATCATGAGCAGTGCGCCTTGAAAGCAATGAAAAGGCAGCATAAACGTTCTGCAATtcataaacataacaaaacaaacctATTTTACCTCAGGAGTTACAAGCAACATGGAGATGAATTTGACGTGATACATTGCTATGCTCCTCTAGAGGACAAAATAACTTCCAGTAGTAGATTATCTGTGGCTGTTTCCGTTTATCGGTGGCGTTCGGCTGTCTGAGCAGCATGTTTTATACCGTTCGTCTTCATGCACTTTTTTTAAACCAGCAAATGACTgactattattgttttttaggAATTGACCTGATAGCAATATCTCATTTGAAATGTTCCCTGCTTGTGTGGGAAATGTTTATGTTTGCATTTTGCCTCTGAAATGTTATCTTACACTTGTATGCCGTCGGTTTTTACTTAGTTTGTACTTCAATGAGTCCAATTACCCTGACGTTAGCTAGCCGAGTGGTTCGTTCGGTACTGTCTCAAATGTAACGTCTATTTAAAGTGTCTTTTGAGGAGATTTTGGGGTGGATTATTAAAGATTAATCAACAGTGTCTCCTTAAAAATCTGCTTCATTTGTCTACTCATACACCAGACTCTGGAGAGGATTTACTGACAGGGATGTGGCTGTCATATTGCTCATGATATTGTCATGTTATGATGGAttatttggtttattattattaatcatttttatttattgtcttattggttcttgatttgagaatctctacatgtttggactagaaacaagacaaagaaaaGCATTTTCAATTTTCAGAAATCAAGATCTGATATATTTACAATAGGAAAAAtatatcaattattattttttgtccagcaaaaaaaataattgcaataaATTGAAATATTCATTGGGGGATAACTGAGTTTTACTGCAGTTTAATACAAGACTTTTGAACTTTTATGACTTTTAAAGGCATAAATATTATACTCAGTGTTAATAAAGttgacatacactcaccggccactttaataggtacacctcaCTACTACCAGGTTAAACTCCctttgagctctggtgactgtggaggccatttgagtacagtgaactcatcgtcatgttcaccagtctgagatgattgagctttatgacatgctgcgttatcctgctggaagtagccatcagaagatggagacactgtgctcataaagggatggacatggtcagcagcaatactcaggtaggctgtggcgttgatgctcaattggtactaatggacccaaagaaaatctcccccacaccattacaccaccaccaccagcctgaaccgctgatacaaggcaggatgatccatgctttcatgttgtctgagccgagcatccgaatgtgtcagcagaaatggagactcatcagagcagcaacgttatttgagttactgttgccgttctatcagctggagccagtctggccattctcctctgacctctggcctcatcaacaaggcatttgcgcccacagaactgccgctcactggatatttcctctttgtcggagcattctctgtaaactctagagatggttgtgcgtgagaatcccagtagatcagcagtttctgaaatactcagagcagcccgtctggcagcaacaaccatgccatgttcaaagtctcttaaataccctttcttccccattctgatgctcgctttgaactgcagcagatcctctcgtccatgtctacatgccgacatgcagtgagctgctgccatttgattggctgattaaaaccttgggttaatgagcagttggacaggtgtacctaataaagtggccggcgagtgaaCCATGgagcataaaacaatttaaagaattttgggaaattgagatttatgcatggctttgcaatcaaaaattggggtcaaaatggaagtcaatgatgcAAAAAATGTGCATctcttttaatttataatattttgctcaccccattggcagattattttgcttttttatttgtatttttttaagaaaaaacacAATTTAGCCTTATTAAAactagaaaatacttcttgattgACGGAAATGCtgatatttagactaaaaacaagtcaaaaaaaTCTAGCACTTTTACAGTGTACCCATGCAAAATAAGGCAAGCTATAAGAAAATCTAGTTTTGTGCTCACATatgcatacagtatatgtatagttACTTGCCTTGATAATGGTTTAAAATCAAGTGAAGTGTTTTGCATAGTAATAAGTGTGCGTTCAGCTCTGTGGGATGCTTTCCACACACTTCAGTGTTTCAGTGGATCTTCAGTGTGTTTCTGTGATCAATAGCTCTGCAGTTTTGGCTGCTGGTGCTGTGTGTTCTATCTTCTGCTTTATTCAGAGCGTTTGGCTCCGGCTCGAGGTGAAGTATTGTTCTGCTCAGAGCTGTAATACTGTAATGAGTCTGACGTCATTAGAATAATTACACAGGAATCCTGCAGTGgatttactgaagaaaataagaGCAAATTAGCCACCGTCATGCTGTGGGAATCTGAAGGGATTTATTGTGTTTTCTAGAGCCGTGTTAAAGACACACTTTAATAATGCACCACTGCAAAGAAGAATGTTCACTGCAGAGAAATGCTCTTCTTACTTAGAGtttctcttgtttctagtctaaatatcaaaaagtcttaaatcaagaagctttttctagacaagtatCAAATGCTGCCCttttttcagaaataagttaaaataaagtgagatttaaattaaagcaagtaaaataatctgccagtgtggTAAATGAAGTAATGCTGTCTGAAAGTGAAAGCCAGATTATTTCCTCACCCCACCGGCAGATTATATTCACATTAAAAACATTAGTGATGTAGCTTTTCATTAGCTCTTCATATATTTCCCTCAGATGGGTGTCGTGGGTTGCTGGAGCGTTGCTCTATGGTTGctgatgtgtttgtgtgctcaGTGTTTTTCTGCTCTTTGTGTAAGTGTGATAAACTGATGTCACGAGGGCTGAGAAATAATTACAGGCTTTAGAGACTGTGAATGAATGCGCTGTGGATGTGATGACAGCCGGAGACATTTCAGCACTGTTCATTCACAGCGTGCTGGAAAATAAAGCTGTGTTAGAGGAAGATCAGATCTGACACACTACTGGTCTGATGGAAAACACCAGATCATCATCATCTCCAGTCTGAATCTGTCAGGTCTGAAACGACTCAAACACTGATCTCAGATCTGTCTCAGCTCAGACTCGAACACTGATCTCAGATCTGTCTCAGCTCAGACTCGAACACTGATCTCAGATCTGTCTCGACTCAGACTCAAACACTGATCTCAGATCTGTCTCAGCTCAGACTCAAACACTGATCTCAGATCTGTCTCGACTCAGACTCAAACACTGATCTCAGATCTGTCTCAGCTCAGACTCAAACACTGATCTCAGATCTGTCTCGACTCAGACTCAAACACTGATCTCAGATCTGTATCAGCACAAACTCAAGTCTGAAGCGACTCAAACACTGATCTCAGATCTGGCTCAGCTCAGACTCGAACACTGATCTCAGATCTGTCTCAGCTCAGACTCAAACACTGATCTCAGATCTGTCTCAGCTCAGACTCGAGTCTGAATTGACACAAACGCTGATCTCAGATCTGTCTCAACTCAGACTCGAATACTGATCTCAGATCTGTATCAGCACAAACTCAAGTCTGAAATGACTCAAACACTGATCTCAGATCTGTCTCAGCTCAGACTCGAGTCTGAAACGTCTCAAACACTGATCTCAGATCTGTCTCAGCTCAGACTCGAGTCTGAAACAACTCAAACACTGATCTCAGATCTGTCTCAGCTCAGACTTGAGTGTGAAATGACTCAAACACTGATCTCAGATCTGTCTCAGCTCAGACTCGAGTCTGAAACAACTCAAACACTGATCTCAGATCTGTCTCAGCTCAGACTTGAGTCTGAAATGACTCAAACACTGATTTCAGATCTGTCTCAGCTCAGACTCAAGTGTGAAATTACTCAAACGCTGATCTCAGATCTGTCTCAACTCAGTCTCGAATACTGATCTCAGATCTGTATCAGCACAAACTCAAGTCTGAAATGACTCAAACACTGATCTCAGATCTGTCTCAACTCAGTCTCGAGTCTGAAACGACTCAAATGGTGATCTCAGATCTGTCTTAGCTCAGACTCGAGTCTTAATCGACTCAAACACTGATCTCAGATCTGTCTCAACTCAGATTCAAGTCTGAAACGTCTCAAACACTGATCTCAGATCTGTCTCAACTCAGTCTCGAGTCTGAAACGACTCAAACGGTGATCTCAGATCTGTCTCAACTCAGTCTCGAGTCTGAAATGACACAAACACTGATCTCAGATCTGTCTCAGCTCAGACTCGAATACTGATCTCAGATCTGTCTCAGCACAAACTCAAGTCTGAAATGACTCAAACACTGATCTCAGATCTGTCTGAATACAAGTTTCTCGTTGTGGTTAGCCTAGAGCTACTAAAGCAGATATAAACATGATCCTCGAAGGGTTAAAGCACCCATTTCTAGTAAAGGGGGTTTGGAAAGCTCTCCAGCGTCTGAATGGCATTATGTAAGAGTCATCGTCTGTTTATATAACTGTGGCTCAGCGTGAAGAACAGCAGAAAACAGCTCCTCAGCTCAGAACACAGATGTGTAGAGTAGATGGAGGATCTGTCCACTGCGtgttactgtacacacacacacacacacacacacacacctctgctaTAAATACACACCGAGACTGACGGCTCCTGCAGCGCCACCCACTGATGGTGATGAGTGACTGCTGGTCAGCGGCTCATGCAGAGTTAAACTGAGCTATGAGAAATAAAGTAAAAGTGCAGCAAATCACAGAGAATTGTTGTGTTTTAAAATAGTCTCATAAAATAATTCTGTTTTTAActgttattaatcatttttacatcAAATTCCAGAAtctatatgtttttaaaattgtattaatgtataatatattgagttatgtgtgtatttttgaaatTGTAACATCCTAAGAAACTCATGGTTGGATGTTTTGCGTGAATTCTCTTTAATAATATGTTGTCGACCTCCTGCAGTGCTGGACTCTGTCCACAAGAGGGCGGCATTCTTCAACTGTTCTGGCTTCTGCTGCTGCAGGTGATTTTCCAGTATTGATTTGTGCTCGACAATATGAGTTCTTCCATTATCCACCGTCATTTGCAATGCAGAGGTAAGCAGTTTTCTCTGAATGTCCGAGACTTCTGGTAAATTTGCAGCGTTTAGGAAAATCCTAGAACAAAAGTAACCCACAGACAACAGAGCCCAAACCTGCCATAAAGTCAATCAGCAGCATTACAGCAATCCTCTGGAAGGGGCGGTGGGTTATTGGGCAGCGTTGGGTTAAATACGTTTAGTCATTTTGCAGATGCTTTTGTAATGTGGACAAAACCAGTCATTAGGTTAAAATTTATGTGACGTTTTTTACCCAATATTGCATTATTTTCTAGATTTGACCCAATGTTACGACGACATTTTAAGACTTACAGTGCTTGTCTGAGTGTTTGAGCCTCTGTATTCAGTTTCTACAAAATGATTTACCCTCCTTTGAAATTCTAGTGAGAgacttttaataaaaattttaaaccataattttttttataattattttctaatcagcaTAAAAAATAACTCTGCGTGTCTTGTTTTTTTCTCCTGTGagttgattggatgtagtaaagtaggcgtttcattcagaCAGATGGGGAGAGAGTTTTGGGCAGAGTTAATACAACAGACACCTCaccagctggaggggcgtggttaaatgTGTTGGCCACGCCCAGTACCTCAGTCGGGCGTAATctgagaattttcagttttgtctattaaaattttttgctcttaatgacatgcacagatgaatattTCAGCACATAACAGCAATGTGAGCGAACAACATCAtgcttagttttgatttcatctgTATTTTAAAGTGATGGACTCTGAAATGCACGCGGTTATTTTTGACCACTGTGGAAATTAAAGATGGGAACGCTCAGAGCTCGCTTGTGTGTTGTAACTTTAAGAAAAATGATTTTAGAA
Coding sequences:
- the tmem200ca gene encoding transmembrane protein 200C, with translation MIATGGLLRISARRQDSLRAKNRAENKRKRKAKKKRKNEVVVVKGKLKLCSVSGLVAAVGILVLLVGIAMAVLGYWPKESPLYPGLINTVSSPRTYGTTERELVNVSIRWDLLDKDFNGSNGTAEVDSPKLGAFAAFINRYLYSDKLKVFGPLIMGIGIFLFICANAVLHENRDKKTKIINLRDIYSTVIDIHSLRTKEPAPLNGFVNYCQSKDTKSYISPHKSGSWPSPGSGRLDTSSMIPSRRPSTNQSSLDKQSLTDTVYSIYRDQKPELKQWESRTIVSTSVNAFTLPMMRLNNRGTSERRGSDKTGEAKREFLDAEAICRRLEDLVASRSMTKAKVESAQTHPEPPQDSLEVYRSSGSLQGAPRVSLQGSQVKLLTQCSPSHRATGSHLSLSALSDYSRSIDEDICSPIPAERQQVRSRRLSCPRLEGLSCGGYTKLEGLGGESFESTDNATFSRESSVEVLEKDQELQTECGAVRQYSKKQKLLMVSQSDTTLEDVEMDSMEI